The Synechococcus sp. WH 8101 sequence AGTTCCACGATCGAGGAGCTGGTGGCGCCGGCGGTGGCTGAGGCGGTGGTGGTGGGGGTCACGAAAGCGCCCGGTTCGGCAAAGCGCTCGGTGATCACACCGCTGAAGGGAGCGCGGATCAGCAGCTCTTCCCCTTCCACCTGGCGTTGCTGGATGCGCTCGCGGGCGGCTGCCAGGGCGGCTTTGCTGCTGTGGTACCTGTAGCGGAACCCATCGAGATCGGAGGTGCTGAGGGCACCGCTGTTTTCCAACCTCTGGTTGCGCAGGAAGTCGGCACGTTTTTCTTCGAAATCGGCCCGGGCCTGCCGTTCCAGCGCCCTCAGTTCATCGAGACGGTCGCGGAAATCGCCGCTGTCCATGCGCGCGAGCACCTGACCCTTCTGCACCGTGTCGCCTTCGTCGACATCCAGGGTCTCCAGCCGCCCCTGCCGTTTCGGGCTCACATTGACGCGCCGGATCGCCTCCAGTTCGCCGCTGGCTGTGATCACTCCGGGCAGGGAGCCCCGCTCCGCTTGCACGGTGTAAGCGCTCAGGTCGCGGCTGCGATTGCGGCCCGGACCGACGCTCCAGAACGCCAATCCACCGCCCACCAGCACCAGACCGGCGATCAGGCCGAGGCTGCGCCGACGCCGTCGTTTGAGGCCGCTGAGTTTGGTGAGGGGAGCCAAGCCCTGCTCCTGGGATGAAGGGAGGGGCTGGCGGTTGGTGGTGGCCATGACCC is a genomic window containing:
- a CDS encoding efflux RND transporter periplasmic adaptor subunit, producing MATTNRQPLPSSQEQGLAPLTKLSGLKRRRRRSLGLIAGLVLVGGGLAFWSVGPGRNRSRDLSAYTVQAERGSLPGVITASGELEAIRRVNVSPKRQGRLETLDVDEGDTVQKGQVLARMDSGDFRDRLDELRALERQARADFEEKRADFLRNQRLENSGALSTSDLDGFRYRYHSSKAALAAARERIQQRQVEGEELLIRAPFSGVITERFAEPGAFVTPTTTASATAGATSSSIVELSEGLEVAAKVPESDIGRIRIGQDATVRVDAFPDQRFAARVRDIAPRAEKVDNVISFEVELSLINPPPKLRIGMTADVDFQTGSTAPSTLVPTVAIVTENGKPGVLLVGKNDQPRFQAVELGASSGSQTAILKGIQPGTKVFIDLPPWAKKRD